One window of Chryseobacterium indologenes genomic DNA carries:
- a CDS encoding bifunctional aconitate hydratase 2/2-methylisocitrate dehydratase has translation MNIYKDYIKEIEERKTQGLHPKPIDGAELLSEIITQIKDSGNADRSDSLKFFIYNTLPGTTSAAGVKAKFLKEIILGESIVEEISPAFAFELLSHMKGGPSIEVLLDLALGNDPAIAKEAAAVLKTQVFLYEADTNRLKEAFNSGNEIAKEILESYAKAEFFTKLPEVAEEIKVVTYIAGEGDISTDLLSPGNQAHSRSDRELHGKCMITPEAQEEIKALQAKHPDASVMLIAEKGTMGVGSSRMSGVNNVALWTGKQASPYVPFVNIAPIVGGTNGISPIFLTTVDVTGGIGVDLKNWVKKVDENGNPIRNENGDIVLEEAYSVATGTVLTINTKEKKLYNGDKELIDLTKSFTPQKMEFIKAGGSYAIVFGKKLQTFAAQLLGIEAPAVFAPSKEISHEGQGLTAVEKIFNRNAVGTTPGKVLHAGSDVRVQVNIVGSQDTTGLMTSQELESMAATVISPIVDGAYQSGCHTASVWDKKAQANIPKLMKFMNEFGLITARDPKGEYHAMTDVIHKVLNDITVDEWAIIIGGDSHTRMSKGVAFGADSGTVALALATGEASMPIPESVKVTFKGNMKEHMDFRDVVHATQAQMLKQFGGENVFQGRIIEVHIGTLPADQAFTFTDWTAEMKAKASINISEDNTLIESLEIAKGRIQIMIDKGMDNHNKVLQGLIDKADKRIAEIRSGEKHALTPDANAKYYAEVVVDLDVIVEPMIADPDVNNDDVSKRYTHDTIRDLSYYGGEKKVDLGFVGSCMVHKGDLKIVSQMLRNIEKQQGKVEFSAPLVVAAPTYNIIDELKAEGDWELLEKYSAFEFDDNAPKGEARVEYKNVMYLERPGCNLCMGNQEKAAKGDTVLATSTRLFQGRVVEDSERKKGESLLASTPVVVLSAIIGRIPNIDEYKAAVEGIDLTTFIPSIKELTSTSAH, from the coding sequence ATGAATATTTATAAGGATTACATCAAAGAGATTGAAGAAAGAAAAACCCAGGGGCTTCATCCAAAGCCAATTGATGGTGCTGAATTACTAAGCGAAATCATTACACAGATTAAAGATTCAGGTAATGCTGACCGATCGGATTCTCTTAAATTTTTCATTTACAACACGCTACCCGGAACGACAAGTGCAGCGGGAGTGAAAGCAAAATTTTTAAAAGAAATTATTCTGGGTGAATCCATAGTAGAAGAAATTTCCCCGGCATTTGCCTTTGAATTATTATCTCATATGAAAGGCGGCCCTTCTATTGAGGTACTGCTGGACCTTGCTTTAGGTAACGATCCTGCTATTGCTAAAGAAGCTGCAGCTGTTCTTAAAACACAGGTTTTCCTTTATGAAGCAGATACAAACCGTCTGAAGGAAGCGTTCAACAGCGGTAACGAAATTGCAAAAGAAATCCTTGAAAGCTACGCAAAAGCTGAATTCTTCACTAAGCTTCCTGAAGTTGCTGAAGAAATTAAAGTTGTAACTTATATTGCTGGTGAAGGAGATATCTCTACAGATTTACTTTCTCCGGGTAACCAGGCCCACTCAAGATCAGACCGTGAACTTCATGGTAAATGTATGATCACTCCCGAAGCTCAGGAAGAAATTAAGGCTTTACAGGCAAAGCATCCTGATGCAAGCGTTATGCTTATCGCTGAAAAAGGAACAATGGGTGTAGGTTCATCTAGAATGTCCGGAGTAAATAACGTTGCTCTTTGGACAGGAAAACAGGCAAGCCCGTATGTACCGTTCGTAAACATTGCTCCAATTGTAGGAGGAACAAACGGAATTTCACCTATCTTCCTTACAACTGTAGACGTTACCGGAGGTATTGGTGTTGACCTTAAAAACTGGGTAAAGAAAGTTGACGAAAACGGAAACCCAATTCGTAACGAAAATGGTGACATTGTTCTTGAAGAAGCTTATTCAGTAGCAACCGGAACTGTTTTAACGATTAATACAAAAGAAAAGAAATTATATAACGGCGATAAAGAACTTATCGACCTTACTAAATCTTTCACTCCGCAAAAGATGGAATTCATCAAAGCGGGTGGATCTTACGCGATCGTATTTGGTAAAAAACTACAGACATTTGCAGCTCAGCTTTTAGGAATTGAAGCTCCTGCTGTTTTTGCTCCATCAAAAGAAATTTCTCATGAAGGACAAGGACTTACTGCTGTAGAAAAAATATTCAACAGAAATGCTGTTGGGACTACTCCAGGAAAAGTACTACATGCCGGTTCTGATGTTCGTGTACAGGTAAATATCGTTGGATCTCAGGATACGACAGGTCTTATGACTTCTCAGGAATTGGAGTCTATGGCAGCAACAGTGATTTCTCCAATCGTTGATGGTGCTTACCAGTCAGGATGTCACACCGCTTCTGTTTGGGATAAAAAAGCTCAGGCTAACATTCCTAAACTAATGAAGTTCATGAACGAGTTCGGTTTGATTACAGCCCGTGACCCGAAAGGTGAATACCACGCAATGACTGACGTTATCCACAAAGTTCTTAACGACATCACTGTAGATGAGTGGGCTATCATTATTGGTGGTGACTCTCACACAAGAATGTCTAAAGGAGTGGCTTTCGGAGCTGACTCAGGAACTGTGGCACTTGCATTAGCTACTGGTGAAGCATCTATGCCTATTCCTGAATCTGTGAAAGTAACCTTCAAAGGAAACATGAAAGAACACATGGACTTCCGTGATGTGGTTCATGCTACTCAGGCTCAGATGTTGAAGCAGTTTGGAGGAGAAAACGTATTCCAGGGCAGAATCATTGAGGTTCATATCGGAACACTTCCTGCTGACCAGGCATTTACCTTTACAGACTGGACTGCTGAAATGAAAGCAAAAGCTTCTATCAACATTTCTGAAGACAATACTTTGATTGAATCACTGGAAATTGCAAAAGGCAGAATCCAGATCATGATTGACAAGGGTATGGATAACCATAATAAAGTTCTTCAGGGATTAATTGACAAAGCTGATAAGAGAATTGCAGAGATCAGATCAGGAGAGAAGCATGCCTTGACTCCGGATGCAAATGCTAAATATTACGCTGAAGTAGTAGTAGATCTTGACGTAATCGTTGAACCAATGATTGCTGACCCGGATGTAAACAACGATGATGTTTCTAAGAGATATACTCACGATACCATCAGAGACCTTTCTTATTATGGAGGGGAGAAAAAAGTAGACCTTGGTTTCGTAGGATCTTGTATGGTTCACAAAGGTGACCTTAAGATTGTTTCTCAGATGCTTAGAAACATTGAAAAGCAACAAGGGAAGGTAGAATTTAGCGCTCCTCTTGTAGTAGCAGCACCTACTTATAACATCATTGATGAACTGAAGGCAGAAGGAGACTGGGAATTATTAGAGAAATATTCAGCTTTTGAATTTGATGATAATGCTCCAAAAGGAGAAGCTCGTGTTGAATACAAAAATGTAATGTATCTTGAGCGTCCAGGATGTAACCTTTGTATGGGTAACCAGGAAAAAGCAGCTAAAGGAGATACCGTTTTAGCAACGTCTACACGTCTTTTCCAGGGAAGAGTCGTTGAAGATTCTGAACGTAAAAAAGGAGAATCCCTGCTTGCTTCAACTCCGGTTGTTGTTCTTTCTGCAATCATCGGAAGAATTCCTAACATTGATGAGTATAAAGCAGCTGTTGAAGGCATTGACCTTACAACTTTTATACCTTCTATTAAAGAATTAACAAGTACAAGCGCTCACTAA
- a CDS encoding aconitate hydratase gives MTFDIDMIKKVYERYPERIAAARQIVGKPLTLSEKILYTHLWEGNATQAYERGNSYVDFAPDRVAMQDATAQMALLQFMQAGKTKVAVPSTAHADHLIQAKVGADKDLQEGINKNSEVFNFLSSVCDKYGIGFWKPGAGIIHQVVLENYAFPGGMMIGTDSHTVNAGGLGMVAIGVGGADAVDVMAGMAWELKMPKLIGVKLTGKMSGWTSAKDVILKVAGILTVKGGTGCIVEYFGEGAESLSATGKGTICNMGAEIGATTSTFGYDDSMRRYLAATGRQDVVDAADKIAEHLTGDAEVYANPEQYFDQLIEINLSELAPHLNGPFTPDLATPVSEFRAKAEANGWPLEVEWALIGSCTNSSYEDLSRAASIVEDAVSKGVKPKAILGINPGSEQVKFTAERDGFLDSFRKFENARIFTNACGPCIGQWDREGAEKGEKNSIIHSFNRNFAKRADGNPNTHAFVASPEMVAAVAISGRLDFNPITDTLTNESGEQVKLDEPKGFELPSKGFAVDDNGYQAPSEDGSSVVVNVNPTSDRLQLLEEFPAWDGKNIVGARVLIKAFGKCTTDHISMAGPWLKYRGHLDNISNNMLIGAVNAYNMETNKVKNELTGEYGEVPAVQRAYKAAGIPTIVVGDQNYGEGSSREHAAMEPRHLGVKAVLVKSFARIHETNLKKQGMLGITFANEADYDKILEDDVVNFLDLDQFAPGKQLTLEFIHTDGTKDIIMANHTYNDQQIDWFKAGSALNLIKQQEK, from the coding sequence ATGACTTTTGATATTGATATGATCAAAAAAGTGTACGAGCGTTACCCTGAAAGAATTGCTGCGGCAAGACAAATCGTGGGAAAACCTCTTACCCTTTCAGAAAAAATCCTTTACACCCACCTTTGGGAAGGAAATGCGACACAGGCTTATGAAAGAGGAAATTCTTATGTAGACTTCGCACCAGACCGAGTAGCAATGCAGGATGCCACTGCACAGATGGCACTTTTACAGTTCATGCAGGCAGGAAAAACCAAAGTTGCTGTTCCTTCCACTGCTCACGCGGATCACCTGATCCAGGCGAAGGTAGGCGCTGATAAAGATTTACAGGAAGGTATCAACAAAAACTCCGAAGTATTCAACTTCCTGAGCTCTGTATGTGATAAATACGGAATCGGATTCTGGAAGCCGGGAGCGGGTATCATCCACCAGGTAGTATTAGAAAATTATGCCTTCCCTGGAGGAATGATGATTGGTACTGACTCTCACACCGTAAATGCAGGAGGGCTTGGAATGGTGGCTATCGGTGTAGGTGGTGCTGATGCAGTAGATGTAATGGCAGGAATGGCCTGGGAGCTTAAAATGCCAAAACTTATCGGAGTAAAATTAACCGGTAAAATGAGCGGATGGACTTCTGCAAAAGACGTTATCTTAAAAGTAGCCGGAATCCTTACCGTAAAAGGAGGAACAGGATGCATCGTAGAATATTTCGGTGAAGGAGCAGAATCTCTTTCAGCTACAGGTAAAGGAACTATCTGTAACATGGGTGCAGAAATCGGAGCAACAACTTCTACTTTCGGATATGACGATTCTATGAGAAGATATCTTGCTGCTACCGGAAGACAGGATGTGGTAGATGCTGCCGATAAAATTGCTGAGCATTTAACAGGTGATGCAGAAGTATATGCAAACCCTGAACAATATTTTGACCAATTAATAGAAATCAACCTTTCTGAACTGGCTCCACACTTAAACGGACCTTTCACTCCGGATTTGGCGACTCCTGTTTCTGAATTCAGAGCTAAAGCTGAGGCTAACGGATGGCCTCTAGAAGTGGAATGGGCACTTATCGGATCTTGTACCAACTCTTCTTATGAAGATTTATCAAGAGCTGCTTCTATTGTAGAGGATGCTGTTTCAAAAGGAGTAAAACCTAAAGCTATCCTGGGGATCAACCCAGGTTCTGAGCAGGTGAAATTCACAGCAGAAAGAGACGGATTCTTAGATTCTTTCAGAAAATTTGAAAACGCAAGAATCTTTACCAATGCCTGTGGACCTTGTATCGGGCAATGGGACAGAGAAGGTGCTGAAAAAGGAGAGAAAAACTCAATTATTCACTCTTTCAACAGAAACTTTGCAAAAAGAGCGGATGGTAACCCAAATACCCATGCATTTGTAGCTTCTCCTGAAATGGTAGCAGCTGTTGCAATCTCAGGTAGATTAGACTTTAACCCAATTACAGATACATTAACTAACGAATCAGGTGAGCAGGTGAAACTTGACGAGCCTAAAGGTTTCGAGCTTCCTTCAAAAGGATTTGCTGTAGATGACAACGGATATCAGGCTCCATCAGAAGATGGTTCCAGCGTTGTTGTTAACGTAAATCCTACTTCAGACAGACTTCAGCTACTGGAAGAATTCCCGGCTTGGGATGGTAAAAATATTGTGGGAGCCAGAGTATTGATCAAAGCTTTCGGAAAATGTACCACTGACCATATTTCTATGGCTGGCCCATGGCTGAAATACAGAGGACACCTGGATAATATTTCAAACAACATGTTGATCGGAGCAGTGAATGCTTACAACATGGAAACCAATAAAGTTAAAAATGAATTAACCGGTGAATACGGTGAAGTTCCGGCTGTACAGAGAGCTTACAAAGCAGCAGGCATTCCAACGATTGTTGTAGGAGACCAGAACTATGGTGAAGGCTCATCAAGAGAGCACGCAGCCATGGAGCCAAGACACCTTGGGGTGAAAGCTGTATTGGTAAAATCATTCGCGAGAATCCACGAAACCAACCTTAAGAAACAAGGGATGCTTGGAATCACTTTCGCTAATGAAGCAGATTACGACAAGATCCTGGAAGATGATGTTGTTAATTTCTTAGATCTTGACCAGTTCGCTCCGGGAAAACAACTGACTTTAGAATTCATTCATACCGATGGAACTAAAGACATCATCATGGCTAACCATACTTACAACGATCAGCAGATTGACTGGTTTAAGGCTGGTTCTGCCCTGAATCTGATCAAACAACAGGAAAAATAA
- a CDS encoding LytR/AlgR family response regulator transcription factor → MNKIKCIIVDDEPLAMSLLEHYVEKVPFLELVFSTENPILALEYLQKNDSDLIFLDIQMPELTGINFMKIVGTNQKYILTTAYSEYALEGYEHNVVDYLLKPISFDRFQKSVLKAQERFSFPQEENTHFFVKSSGQRHRIGFHEILYVESIKDYVNIRTENNEYIVLDTLKSMENQLSEKFVRIHKSFIVNLDKIKSIGAKKVILPEFEIPIGESYRAGLLDRLK, encoded by the coding sequence ATGAATAAGATAAAATGTATTATCGTTGATGACGAGCCATTAGCAATGTCTCTTCTGGAGCATTATGTGGAGAAAGTTCCTTTTCTTGAACTGGTTTTCTCTACAGAAAACCCAATTCTGGCTTTAGAATATCTGCAGAAAAATGATTCTGACCTCATCTTTCTGGATATTCAGATGCCGGAACTTACGGGAATCAATTTTATGAAGATCGTGGGAACCAATCAAAAATATATTTTAACAACCGCTTATTCGGAATATGCACTGGAAGGCTATGAACATAATGTGGTAGATTACCTTCTGAAGCCTATTTCCTTCGACAGGTTTCAGAAAAGCGTATTAAAAGCTCAGGAACGTTTCTCTTTTCCACAGGAAGAAAATACACATTTCTTTGTGAAATCTTCGGGGCAAAGGCATCGTATCGGTTTTCATGAAATTCTTTACGTTGAAAGCATCAAAGACTATGTCAATATCCGAACAGAAAATAATGAATATATCGTCCTGGACACTCTTAAATCTATGGAAAATCAGCTTTCTGAAAAATTTGTAAGAATTCACAAATCCTTTATTGTCAATCTTGATAAAATCAAAAGCATCGGGGCAAAAAAAGTTATTCTTCCCGAGTTTGAAATTCCCATTGGAGAAAGTTATAGAGCAGGTCTTCTGGATAGATTAAAGTAA
- a CDS encoding sensor histidine kinase, producing the protein MNKKQIIWLQIIYWGFNFFGTVITPNFFVPETNRPELHILRITYFIVKITTFYISYLFIFPKIFKLEKLYSAVFVFILTLLCFASMRYALEEMILPSTLGFRNYDEGTGLLYYFFDNIYNSSLTTFIAGILWILEKYGVAENDKKQLLIEKKQAELQALKTQINPHFIFNSLNNIYSLVYQKSDKALPAIEELGQLLRYSTKDLERDTISLDKEIGYIDSLIALEKLRIRNPELLIIEKNIQHPHLKISPMLLVPFVENAFKHGDFRNKGFEMKISDHDKVLHFYLLNFKTQKMKDTVSGIGIQNVKKRLEILYPKHQLEIKDSETEFIVDLKIDLRDE; encoded by the coding sequence ATGAATAAAAAGCAAATTATCTGGCTTCAAATTATTTACTGGGGGTTCAATTTTTTTGGAACCGTCATTACACCTAATTTTTTTGTCCCAGAGACCAATCGTCCTGAATTGCATATTCTGAGAATTACCTATTTTATTGTAAAAATTACCACATTCTATATTTCCTATCTGTTTATATTTCCAAAGATTTTTAAACTTGAGAAACTGTATTCGGCGGTCTTTGTTTTTATCCTGACATTGTTATGTTTTGCCAGCATGAGATATGCTTTGGAAGAAATGATTCTGCCTTCTACTCTCGGCTTCCGGAATTATGATGAAGGAACCGGGCTTCTCTACTATTTCTTCGATAATATATACAACAGTTCTCTGACTACTTTTATAGCGGGTATTCTTTGGATTCTGGAAAAATATGGAGTTGCGGAAAATGATAAAAAGCAGCTTCTGATCGAAAAGAAACAGGCAGAACTTCAGGCACTGAAAACTCAGATTAATCCGCATTTTATTTTTAACTCATTAAATAATATCTACTCCCTCGTATATCAAAAATCAGATAAAGCATTGCCTGCTATTGAAGAACTTGGGCAATTGCTGAGGTATAGCACAAAAGACCTAGAAAGAGACACTATTTCTCTGGATAAAGAAATCGGATATATTGACAGTCTTATTGCTTTGGAGAAACTTAGAATCAGGAATCCTGAGTTATTGATTATAGAAAAAAATATTCAGCATCCTCATCTGAAGATTTCACCGATGCTGTTGGTTCCATTTGTTGAGAATGCTTTTAAACACGGTGATTTCCGTAATAAAGGGTTTGAGATGAAAATTTCAGATCATGACAAGGTGCTGCATTTTTATCTTTTAAATTTTAAGACACAGAAAATGAAAGATACTGTTTCCGGAATAGGAATTCAGAATGTGAAGAAAAGATTGGAAATTTTATATCCTAAACATCAGCTGGAAATCAAAGATTCGGAAACGGAATTTATTGTAGATTTAAAAATTGATTTAAGAGATGAATAA